The Chryseolinea soli genome contains a region encoding:
- a CDS encoding ABC transporter permease: MFQNYFKTAIRSIFRERYYALIKIAGLALGLGTSLVLFLYVTHQLSYDSMHPDVDRLYRVNMTNIWNPKGGYWGSTGPAVANALITEYPSIETVLRINTPGGQIVRYTKPNRDVVAFNEERVLAADSTFFSFFAFELKEGDPRTALEGKNKVVISDEAAKRLFGDEPALGKLIQIGDQRETAEITGVTKTQPTNVHFHFDYLLSMPSVPIIKQMEWSWIFTQVVTYVKLKPGTDVTALNKTLKTLPMRYAPATFQRIGIDFNEFIKERGAWEVYLQPVREMRLYSSDTGNRLGPVGDIKYVYVFSIVAAFILLIAVVNFINLSTARGASRAKEVGVKKTLGLHRASLIAQFQVENILVTFVAMLLGLGVMELLRMLIQPLTGLEIPVTLWDNKLFFAIIILLPLVVGFLAGLYPAFYLTSFRPAQVLKGKMISGLRTSNLRNVLVIFQFTISIALMVATMVVFDQLKYFQSASLGFNQESMLIVNNSEKLGNQLQSFRDEIATYPGVEEVSASADFRKAFEDIFMREGNDLKLPITYMKIDDYYLATAQHQLVAGRGFEPNRPSDVNAVILNETAVRLYGWTPEQAIGQHIIYVGDDVGRQEIIGVVKDFHFRSLYETINPFMFFNIKSKIFGDLRTVSIRFNTPDVASLIARIEKRWNQIADATPFEYSFLDEQLKMRYQEEQRLGSLFSVFTVLSITIAIIGLVGLVAYSAEQRKKEIGVRKVFGASLSSIYLMMNTQYVKLLVVALIIATPLSWWVMQQWLDTFQYRVSINPWLFILAGGAELILAMICVGYLALRAASLNPAVVLKEE, translated from the coding sequence ATGTTCCAGAATTATTTTAAGACCGCCATCCGCAGCATTTTTCGCGAACGCTACTATGCGTTGATCAAGATCGCCGGATTGGCCCTGGGGCTGGGCACCAGCCTGGTGTTGTTCCTGTATGTGACCCATCAATTGTCGTATGATTCCATGCATCCCGACGTGGATCGCCTGTATCGCGTCAACATGACCAACATCTGGAATCCCAAGGGAGGCTATTGGGGGTCTACGGGACCGGCGGTAGCCAATGCGTTGATCACGGAATATCCCTCGATCGAGACGGTCCTGCGCATCAATACACCCGGCGGACAGATCGTGCGCTACACCAAACCCAACCGCGACGTGGTGGCCTTCAACGAAGAACGCGTGCTGGCCGCCGACTCCACCTTCTTTTCATTTTTTGCTTTCGAATTGAAAGAAGGCGATCCGCGCACCGCCCTGGAAGGAAAAAATAAAGTGGTGATTTCAGACGAGGCGGCCAAGCGCCTGTTTGGCGACGAACCTGCCCTAGGCAAGCTCATCCAGATCGGCGACCAGCGGGAGACCGCGGAAATTACGGGCGTGACAAAAACACAACCCACCAACGTGCACTTTCATTTTGACTATCTCCTGTCGATGCCGTCTGTCCCGATCATAAAGCAGATGGAGTGGAGTTGGATCTTTACGCAAGTGGTCACCTATGTAAAACTCAAACCCGGCACCGACGTCACTGCGTTAAACAAGACGCTGAAGACGCTGCCGATGCGTTATGCACCGGCGACTTTTCAGCGGATTGGGATTGACTTCAACGAATTTATAAAGGAAAGGGGTGCGTGGGAAGTGTATCTCCAACCGGTGCGCGAGATGCGGCTATATTCTTCGGACACCGGCAACCGCCTGGGCCCCGTAGGCGACATCAAGTATGTGTATGTCTTCAGCATCGTGGCCGCGTTTATCCTATTGATCGCAGTGGTGAACTTTATCAATCTCTCCACGGCACGGGGTGCCAGCCGGGCAAAAGAAGTGGGTGTCAAGAAAACCCTGGGCCTCCATCGTGCTTCGCTCATCGCCCAGTTCCAGGTAGAGAACATCCTGGTCACGTTCGTGGCCATGTTGCTGGGGCTCGGGGTAATGGAACTGCTTCGCATGCTCATTCAGCCGCTCACAGGTCTGGAAATCCCGGTTACCCTGTGGGATAATAAATTGTTCTTTGCCATCATCATCCTGCTGCCGTTGGTGGTCGGTTTCCTGGCAGGGCTTTATCCCGCCTTCTACCTCACCTCGTTCCGTCCGGCACAGGTGCTCAAGGGCAAGATGATCTCGGGCCTGCGCACGTCGAATCTGCGGAACGTGCTGGTGATTTTTCAGTTCACCATTTCCATTGCGTTGATGGTGGCCACCATGGTTGTGTTCGATCAACTGAAGTATTTCCAATCGGCAAGCCTGGGCTTCAACCAGGAGAGCATGCTGATCGTGAACAATAGCGAAAAGCTCGGGAACCAATTGCAATCCTTCCGCGATGAGATCGCCACCTATCCCGGTGTAGAGGAAGTATCGGCTTCCGCCGATTTTCGCAAAGCGTTTGAAGACATTTTCATGCGGGAAGGCAACGACCTGAAGCTGCCTATCACCTACATGAAAATAGACGACTACTACCTGGCAACGGCACAACACCAGCTGGTTGCCGGTCGGGGCTTCGAGCCCAACCGACCGTCGGACGTAAACGCTGTGATCCTGAACGAGACCGCGGTGAGATTATACGGGTGGACACCAGAGCAGGCCATTGGCCAACACATCATTTACGTTGGCGACGATGTAGGCCGGCAGGAGATCATTGGCGTGGTAAAGGATTTTCATTTCCGGTCGCTGTACGAGACCATCAACCCGTTCATGTTCTTCAACATAAAATCCAAGATATTTGGAGACCTCCGCACGGTATCCATCCGGTTCAACACGCCCGACGTAGCGTCATTGATCGCGAGGATTGAGAAGCGCTGGAACCAGATCGCGGATGCAACTCCCTTTGAATACTCTTTCCTGGACGAACAGTTGAAGATGCGCTACCAGGAAGAACAACGCCTTGGATCCCTGTTCTCCGTCTTCACGGTGCTTTCCATCACCATTGCCATCATTGGGCTGGTGGGGCTGGTGGCCTACTCGGCCGAGCAGCGCAAGAAGGAGATCGGTGTCCGCAAAGTTTTTGGTGCTTCGCTGTCGAGCATCTACCTGATGATGAATACGCAGTATGTTAAACTGCTGGTGGTCGCTTTGATCATCGCCACACCGCTGTCGTGGTGGGTGATGCAGCAGTGGCTGGATACTTTCCAGTACAGGGTGTCGATCAATCCCTGGCTCTTCATCCTGGCGGGAGGCGCGGAGCTTATCCTGGCGATGATTTGCGTGGGCTACCTGGCCTTGCGCGCGGCGTCGCTTAACCCGGCAGTGGTACTGAAAGAAGAATAA
- a CDS encoding sigma-54-dependent transcriptional regulator → MNAAKILIVDDDRDVLETARMFLKQEFSLVQIEEDPAKIPTLMKNQDFDVILLDMNFKKGVNDGEEGFHWLDQILKADPQAVVILITAYGEVDLAVKAMKNGAVDFVLKPWKNQKLLGTLLSALQLRQSRKEVEKLKMAQEKLSDDIDHAYSDFIGDSPAIGRVREMIDRVAGTDADVLILGENGTGKELVARAIHRRSARRDQVFISVDLGAITETLFESELFGYVKGAFTDAKQDKPGRFEIASGGTIFLDEIGNLSLPLQAKLLTVLQHRKVQRVGSGKETPVDFRLLCATNMPLHEMVYEKKFRQDLLYRINTVEVRVPPLRERAEDVPALLDHFLQRYGQKYKRPDIKVDKSVLAKLKKYHWPGNIRELQHAVERAVILSEEKVIHSAELLINNAGYSPKKDHLPLTLDEMEKQFIQQSLQDHDGHVSNTAKTLGMTRTALYRRMKKHGIQ, encoded by the coding sequence ATGAACGCTGCAAAGATATTGATCGTAGACGATGACCGCGACGTGCTGGAAACCGCCCGCATGTTTTTGAAACAGGAATTTTCGCTAGTGCAGATCGAAGAAGATCCCGCGAAAATTCCCACCCTCATGAAAAACCAGGACTTCGATGTGATCCTGCTTGACATGAATTTCAAAAAGGGTGTGAACGATGGCGAGGAAGGATTCCACTGGCTGGACCAGATCCTGAAAGCCGATCCCCAAGCCGTGGTCATTCTCATCACGGCCTATGGCGAAGTGGACCTGGCGGTGAAAGCCATGAAGAATGGCGCCGTAGACTTCGTGCTGAAACCGTGGAAGAATCAAAAACTCCTGGGCACGCTCCTCTCTGCCCTGCAGCTCCGGCAGTCGCGCAAGGAAGTGGAAAAGTTGAAAATGGCGCAGGAGAAATTGAGCGACGACATCGATCACGCCTACTCGGATTTTATCGGCGACTCACCTGCCATTGGGCGCGTCCGCGAAATGATCGACCGCGTCGCCGGCACCGACGCCGATGTGTTGATCCTCGGCGAAAACGGCACAGGCAAAGAGCTGGTGGCGCGCGCCATCCACCGGCGGTCGGCCCGCAGAGACCAGGTGTTCATCAGCGTGGACCTCGGCGCCATCACCGAGACGCTTTTCGAAAGTGAATTGTTCGGTTATGTAAAAGGTGCGTTCACCGACGCCAAACAAGACAAGCCCGGTCGTTTTGAGATCGCTTCCGGCGGCACCATTTTTTTGGACGAGATCGGCAACTTATCCCTGCCCCTGCAGGCCAAGCTGCTCACGGTTTTGCAACACCGCAAAGTGCAACGCGTGGGCTCGGGGAAAGAAACCCCGGTAGATTTCCGCCTGCTCTGCGCCACCAACATGCCGTTACACGAAATGGTGTACGAAAAGAAATTCCGCCAGGACCTCCTCTACCGCATCAACACGGTCGAGGTGCGCGTGCCCCCGCTGCGCGAGCGCGCTGAAGACGTCCCCGCCCTGCTGGATCACTTCCTGCAGCGGTACGGACAAAAGTATAAACGCCCTGACATCAAAGTGGACAAGTCCGTGCTGGCCAAGTTAAAGAAGTACCATTGGCCAGGCAACATCCGCGAGCTGCAACATGCCGTGGAGCGCGCCGTGATCCTGAGCGAAGAAAAAGTGATCCACTCGGCCGAGCTCCTCATTAACAACGCCGGCTATTCGCCCAAGAAAGATCACCTGCCCCTGACCCTCGATGAAATGGAAAAACAATTCATCCAGCAATCGCTGCAAGACCACGATGGGCATGTGAGCAACACGGCGAAGACGCTGGGCATGACGCGCACCGCTTTATACCGCAGGATGAAAAAACACGGCATTCAATGA
- a CDS encoding ABC transporter permease — MIKNYLIIALRNFLRNKNYTLINVLGLSIGLTSCIVIFLMITYDLSFDKFHAHYNSLYRIVQDSESASGVQSEAATPYPLAQAFRNDFPEIPLVTQMHYQDEVLVRVGDDKQVVENILFADSLFFEVFSFKVISGNPKAELGQPGKVFLTESLAKKLLKHEGVTTIKIGNKVQLDVAGIVADPPATSHIQFTMVVSMPSLTEDFLGGLPLDEWGMTASGFTYIVLPSTIDPASLTPRFAAFVKKYMAGEDQSIKQTYSLQALQDIHFSKKYTKNPGTFSNAEYSDLVVLAILGLFILAIACINFINLATALAIKKSKEIGIRKTLGAKRGQLTLYFLGETFLITLCAVLISLCATEWLLPWINRFLTKSLGLNILSNPMLVLFLLGLMVAATLFSGFYPAVILSGFNPAAVLKNKISAQGSSGATVRKVLVVFQFMIAQVLIIGTLIVADQMEYFNSKPLGFNKDAIINIPIPDINRQNMLALRARLEANPNIQQLSFCLGAPTSNNNFNTGFYLTEKGTGERYDIGLKPVDIHYRDTYGLKLVAGRWFTEAEEKRADFGLPEGEAEFKYIVNEAAVRTLGFHDPKDIIGKFITTGVRRTNAEVIGVVEDFHVTSLHDKIKPVLLMGMPEFYFTAGMKVAPEHFSETIKFIEKNWNEVFPDYFFEYEFLDQELAALYRQDERTFTLFKIFAGISIFIGCLGLYGLISFMANQKLKEVGIRKVMGASVTSIMMLFSKEFIKLIVIAFVMAAPLAWYSMHRWLENFAYRIDIRWPAFLIAVGATLTIALLTVSYRSLRAAVSNPAETLRTE; from the coding sequence ATGATAAAAAACTATTTGATCATTGCCCTTCGAAATTTCCTCCGGAACAAGAACTACACCCTCATCAACGTGCTGGGGTTGAGCATCGGGCTCACCTCCTGCATCGTGATCTTTTTGATGATCACCTATGATCTGAGTTTCGATAAATTTCATGCGCACTACAACAGCCTTTACCGGATTGTCCAGGATTCAGAAAGCGCTTCAGGCGTTCAGTCGGAAGCCGCTACGCCTTACCCGCTGGCGCAAGCTTTCCGCAATGATTTTCCGGAGATTCCGCTGGTCACCCAAATGCATTACCAGGACGAGGTCCTCGTGCGGGTGGGCGATGACAAGCAGGTAGTGGAGAATATCCTTTTTGCCGACTCGTTGTTTTTCGAGGTGTTTAGTTTCAAGGTGATCTCAGGAAATCCCAAAGCCGAATTAGGTCAGCCCGGAAAAGTGTTTCTCACCGAGTCACTGGCTAAGAAGCTGTTGAAGCATGAAGGCGTGACCACCATCAAGATCGGCAACAAAGTGCAACTGGATGTAGCCGGCATTGTAGCCGATCCTCCCGCCACGTCGCACATTCAATTTACCATGGTCGTTTCCATGCCCTCCCTCACGGAGGATTTTCTGGGCGGCCTGCCACTGGATGAGTGGGGAATGACGGCTTCAGGTTTTACCTATATCGTTCTGCCCTCAACGATCGACCCCGCTTCGCTGACCCCGCGCTTCGCTGCATTTGTGAAAAAATATATGGCGGGGGAGGACCAATCGATCAAACAGACGTATTCGCTCCAGGCCTTGCAAGACATTCACTTCAGTAAAAAATATACCAAAAATCCCGGAACGTTCTCCAATGCCGAATATTCGGACCTGGTGGTGCTGGCCATCCTGGGATTGTTCATCCTGGCCATTGCCTGCATCAACTTCATCAACCTGGCCACGGCGTTGGCGATAAAAAAATCGAAAGAGATCGGCATCCGGAAAACGCTTGGCGCCAAGCGCGGCCAACTCACCCTGTATTTTCTGGGCGAGACTTTCCTGATCACCCTGTGTGCCGTGCTCATCTCCCTTTGTGCAACGGAGTGGCTGTTGCCGTGGATCAACCGGTTTCTGACCAAGTCGCTGGGGCTGAACATTCTTTCCAACCCGATGCTGGTGTTGTTCTTGCTGGGGTTAATGGTGGCGGCCACACTTTTTTCGGGATTTTATCCGGCGGTGATCTTGTCGGGGTTCAATCCGGCGGCCGTTCTGAAAAATAAGATCTCGGCCCAAGGCAGTTCCGGCGCCACGGTGCGGAAGGTGCTGGTGGTGTTCCAGTTCATGATCGCGCAGGTGCTCATCATCGGCACGCTCATCGTGGCCGACCAGATGGAATATTTTAACAGCAAACCGCTGGGATTCAACAAGGATGCGATCATCAACATTCCCATTCCGGATATCAACCGGCAAAACATGCTCGCCTTGCGGGCACGCCTGGAAGCCAATCCCAACATTCAACAGCTATCCTTTTGCTTGGGCGCACCGACTTCCAATAATAATTTCAATACAGGATTCTACCTGACAGAGAAGGGCACTGGGGAACGTTACGACATAGGGTTAAAACCAGTTGATATACACTACCGCGACACGTATGGCCTCAAACTGGTGGCGGGACGCTGGTTCACGGAAGCCGAAGAGAAACGTGCGGACTTTGGTTTGCCGGAAGGCGAAGCGGAATTTAAATACATCGTCAACGAAGCGGCCGTACGGACATTGGGTTTTCACGATCCGAAAGACATCATCGGAAAATTCATCACCACCGGTGTGCGGCGCACGAACGCCGAAGTGATCGGTGTAGTGGAAGACTTTCACGTGACGTCGCTGCATGACAAGATCAAACCTGTATTGCTCATGGGCATGCCCGAATTTTATTTCACGGCCGGTATGAAGGTGGCGCCCGAACATTTTTCGGAGACCATCAAGTTCATCGAAAAGAATTGGAACGAAGTTTTCCCGGACTACTTCTTCGAATACGAATTCCTCGATCAGGAACTGGCTGCCCTCTACCGTCAGGACGAAAGAACGTTCACCCTCTTCAAGATCTTTGCCGGCATCTCCATCTTCATCGGCTGCCTGGGCTTGTACGGACTCATCTCGTTCATGGCCAATCAAAAACTGAAAGAGGTCGGCATCCGCAAAGTGATGGGCGCGTCGGTGACCAGCATCATGATGCTGTTCTCGAAAGAGTTTATCAAGCTCATCGTGATCGCCTTCGTGATGGCGGCGCCGCTGGCCTGGTATTCGATGCACCGGTGGCTGGAAAACTTTGCCTACCGCATCGACATCCGCTGGCCGGCATTTCTCATTGCGGTGGGAGCCACGTTGACCATCGCCTTGCTCACGGTAAGTTATCGTTCACTGCGGGCGGCTGTTTCCAACCCGGCCGAAACCCTGCGCACGGAATAA
- a CDS encoding sensor histidine kinase yields the protein MIYKRFTFLIVLRIAFLLGNVLLLSWIFGDPRLFFNQIILFLLLVAQVVELIRYVNHTNRELSRFFLAIKHADFSVTFKQGPLGSSFRELQQSMAEIVDAYKQVKIEKEAQYHFLQLLVAQLKVGIISLEHDEVTLVNPTAERLLGLTGLKHWKAISMLHPKLTSDIEALGDAGRKLVEVRTAAENKLLAVDVSTLVILNTPLKLITLQDINSEIEQKEIEAWHKLIRILTHEIMNSVTPIASLTETMQSLLTDKSGQPKSVDHITPETLGDILFSLATIHKRSDGLLEFVENYRQLTRVPKPVMATVNVGEFLQTIEKLMKPNLVRQDIALSLAVVPDTLQASFDATLLEQVLINLVTNSTHALEGRAAKRIDLRAFRIESYLRLEVTDNGKGIPEKELQEIFVPFFSTKKEGSGIGLSLSKQIVSLHGGTLKVASTPGEGTTFYIQLPAKL from the coding sequence ATGATCTACAAGCGCTTCACTTTCCTCATCGTCCTTCGCATCGCGTTCTTGCTGGGCAACGTGCTTTTATTGTCCTGGATCTTTGGCGATCCGCGGTTGTTCTTCAACCAGATCATCCTGTTCCTGCTGCTGGTGGCACAAGTGGTGGAGTTGATCCGCTACGTGAACCACACCAACCGCGAGCTGTCGCGTTTTTTCCTGGCCATCAAGCACGCCGATTTCTCGGTCACCTTCAAGCAGGGGCCGCTGGGGTCGTCGTTCCGGGAGCTGCAGCAGAGCATGGCGGAGATCGTCGATGCCTACAAACAAGTGAAGATCGAGAAGGAAGCACAGTATCACTTCCTGCAATTGCTGGTGGCCCAACTAAAAGTAGGCATCATCTCGCTGGAGCACGACGAAGTGACGCTCGTCAATCCCACGGCTGAGCGCCTGCTGGGGCTCACGGGACTCAAACACTGGAAGGCCATCTCCATGCTCCATCCTAAACTGACCAGCGACATCGAAGCCCTTGGCGATGCTGGGCGGAAACTGGTGGAGGTGCGCACGGCGGCAGAAAACAAATTGCTGGCCGTGGACGTGAGCACGCTGGTCATTCTCAATACGCCGTTGAAGCTCATCACCCTTCAAGACATCAATTCGGAGATTGAACAGAAGGAGATCGAGGCGTGGCACAAGCTGATCCGCATCCTCACCCACGAGATCATGAACTCCGTGACCCCCATCGCCTCGCTCACCGAAACCATGCAAAGCCTGCTGACCGATAAGAGCGGCCAGCCAAAATCGGTCGACCACATCACTCCGGAGACGCTGGGCGATATCCTGTTCTCGCTCGCCACCATTCACAAGCGCAGCGATGGGTTGCTCGAGTTTGTGGAGAACTACCGCCAGCTCACGCGGGTGCCCAAACCAGTGATGGCAACGGTGAACGTCGGGGAATTTCTTCAGACCATCGAAAAACTGATGAAGCCCAATCTCGTCCGCCAGGACATCGCGCTCAGCCTTGCCGTTGTGCCGGACACGTTGCAGGCTTCGTTCGACGCCACGCTGCTGGAGCAGGTGCTGATCAACCTGGTGACCAACAGCACGCATGCCCTGGAGGGCCGGGCGGCCAAACGCATCGACCTGCGTGCGTTCCGCATCGAAAGCTATTTGCGCCTGGAGGTGACCGACAACGGCAAGGGCATCCCCGAAAAGGAACTACAGGAGATCTTTGTACCCTTTTTCTCCACAAAAAAAGAGGGGAGCGGCATCGGTCTGAGCCTTTCCAAACAGATCGTGAGCCTGCACGGCGGCACCTTGAAAGTCGCCTCCACGCCGGGCGAGGGAACAACGTTCTATATCCAGCTTCCGGCGAAGCTTTGA